A single Alosa sapidissima isolate fAloSap1 chromosome 17, fAloSap1.pri, whole genome shotgun sequence DNA region contains:
- the LOC121688489 gene encoding uncharacterized protein LOC121688489 isoform X2 encodes MDFYPRTIHQSGSWFGPEHPALSQRILPCVNTGEALIYSAPPSTATSVPTYPYVSGLGFPAALQRKECGDWCTVAQGVRSVTANVLLTSVPQKEVETITFVGNFPLQPTSVESSHLFPTRLAAAAPVRKESLTFVGNFTHSPDVTQDQFIALLNSAEAPVSGNAASHGATSTQKTLLNPTMPLSSNSGIMKHNHPSTTILRDQMPCSGYVAHGLPTNTKSSAVHYTTREAYVKMLEYHRHMASYYKQLKLKAEHSSQVEGSVCPQLQRKRGGVSGGSWEEPPQKRCWDDGTGGIILPDDAIEKLDAIPGVWDLAMEMGFLTVCKADD; translated from the exons ATGGATTTCTACCCACGGACAATTCACCAGAGTGGATCCTGGTTTGGGCCTGAACATCCGGCTCTTTCTCAGAGAATCCTGCCCTGTGTCAACACTGGTGAAGCCCTCATATACTCTGCACCGCCCTCGACTGCCACATCTGTGCCCACCTACCCATATGTGTCAGGGTTGGGCTTTCCAGCTG CTCTACAGCGGAAGGAATGTGGGGATTGGTGCACTGTGGCCCAGGGTGTGCGCAGTGTTACGGCCAATGTCCTGCTCACTTCAGTGCCTCAAAAGGAAGTGGAGACCATCACGTTTGTGGGCAACTTTCCCCTCCAGCCCACCAGTGTCGAGAGCAGCCATCTTTTTCCCACCAGACTTGCTGCGGCGGCTCCAGTGAGGAAGGAGAGCTTGACATTTGTGGGGAACTTCACCCACTCTCCAGACGTCACCCAGGACCAATTTATCGCCCTGCTGAATTCAGCTGAGGCCCCCGTCTCAGGGAATGCAGCCAGCCATGGTGCTACATCCACCCAGAAGACACTGCTCAATCCCACTATGCCCCTTAGCAGCAATAGTGGGATTATGAAACACAACCACCCATCCACAA CTATACTGAGAGACCAGATGCCTTGCTCTGGCTACGTAGCTCATGGACTACCTACTAACACCAAGAGCTCTGCAGTCCACTACACCACCAGGGAGGCGTACGTGAAGATGCTGGAGTACCACCGGCACATGGCCTCCTACTACAAGCAGCTCAAGCTGAAGGCTGAGCACTCCTCACAGGTGGAGGGCTCCGTTTGCCCTCAGctccagaggaagagaggaggcgtGTCTGGTGGGAGCTGGGAGGAGCCTCCGCAGAAGAGATGTTGGGACGATGGAACAGGGGGCATTATTCTTCCTGACGATGCCATCGAGAAACTTGATGCCATCCCAGGCGTCTGGGATCTGGCCATGGAAATGGGCTTTCTGACAGTCTGCAAAGCAGATGATTGA
- the LOC121688489 gene encoding uncharacterized protein LOC121688489 isoform X3, protein MDFYPRTIHQSGSWFGPEHPALSQRILPCVNTGEALIYSAPPSTATSVPTYPYVSGLGFPAVPQKEVETITFVGNFPLQPTSVESSHLFPTRLAAAAPVRKESLTFVGNFTHSPDVTQDQFIALLNSAEAPVSGNAASHGATSTQKTLLNPTMPLSSNSGIMKHNHPSTTILRDQMPCSGYVAHGLPTNTKSSAVHYTTREAYVKMLEYHRHMASYYKQLKLKAEHSSQVEGSVCPQLQRKRGGVSGGSWEEPPQKRCWDDGTGGIILPDDAIEKLDAIPGVWDLAMEMGFLTVCKADD, encoded by the exons ATGGATTTCTACCCACGGACAATTCACCAGAGTGGATCCTGGTTTGGGCCTGAACATCCGGCTCTTTCTCAGAGAATCCTGCCCTGTGTCAACACTGGTGAAGCCCTCATATACTCTGCACCGCCCTCGACTGCCACATCTGTGCCCACCTACCCATATGTGTCAGGGTTGGGCTTTCCAGCTG TGCCTCAAAAGGAAGTGGAGACCATCACGTTTGTGGGCAACTTTCCCCTCCAGCCCACCAGTGTCGAGAGCAGCCATCTTTTTCCCACCAGACTTGCTGCGGCGGCTCCAGTGAGGAAGGAGAGCTTGACATTTGTGGGGAACTTCACCCACTCTCCAGACGTCACCCAGGACCAATTTATCGCCCTGCTGAATTCAGCTGAGGCCCCCGTCTCAGGGAATGCAGCCAGCCATGGTGCTACATCCACCCAGAAGACACTGCTCAATCCCACTATGCCCCTTAGCAGCAATAGTGGGATTATGAAACACAACCACCCATCCACAA CTATACTGAGAGACCAGATGCCTTGCTCTGGCTACGTAGCTCATGGACTACCTACTAACACCAAGAGCTCTGCAGTCCACTACACCACCAGGGAGGCGTACGTGAAGATGCTGGAGTACCACCGGCACATGGCCTCCTACTACAAGCAGCTCAAGCTGAAGGCTGAGCACTCCTCACAGGTGGAGGGCTCCGTTTGCCCTCAGctccagaggaagagaggaggcgtGTCTGGTGGGAGCTGGGAGGAGCCTCCGCAGAAGAGATGTTGGGACGATGGAACAGGGGGCATTATTCTTCCTGACGATGCCATCGAGAAACTTGATGCCATCCCAGGCGTCTGGGATCTGGCCATGGAAATGGGCTTTCTGACAGTCTGCAAAGCAGATGATTGA
- the LOC121688489 gene encoding uncharacterized protein LOC121688489 isoform X1, with translation MDFYPRTIHQSGSWFGPEHPALSQRILPCVNTGEALIYSAPPSTATSVPTYPYVSGLGFPAGKKFVSCPPYILTHRSLYSNQGVRSVTANVLLTSVPQKEVETITFVGNFPLQPTSVESSHLFPTRLAAAAPVRKESLTFVGNFTHSPDVTQDQFIALLNSAEAPVSGNAASHGATSTQKTLLNPTMPLSSNSGIMKHNHPSTTILRDQMPCSGYVAHGLPTNTKSSAVHYTTREAYVKMLEYHRHMASYYKQLKLKAEHSSQVEGSVCPQLQRKRGGVSGGSWEEPPQKRCWDDGTGGIILPDDAIEKLDAIPGVWDLAMEMGFLTVCKADD, from the exons ATGGATTTCTACCCACGGACAATTCACCAGAGTGGATCCTGGTTTGGGCCTGAACATCCGGCTCTTTCTCAGAGAATCCTGCCCTGTGTCAACACTGGTGAAGCCCTCATATACTCTGCACCGCCCTCGACTGCCACATCTGTGCCCACCTACCCATATGTGTCAGGGTTGGGCTTTCCAGCTGGTAAGAAGTTTGTTTCTTGCCCTCCCTATATTCTCACCCATAGAAGTTTATATTCTAAT CAGGGTGTGCGCAGTGTTACGGCCAATGTCCTGCTCACTTCAGTGCCTCAAAAGGAAGTGGAGACCATCACGTTTGTGGGCAACTTTCCCCTCCAGCCCACCAGTGTCGAGAGCAGCCATCTTTTTCCCACCAGACTTGCTGCGGCGGCTCCAGTGAGGAAGGAGAGCTTGACATTTGTGGGGAACTTCACCCACTCTCCAGACGTCACCCAGGACCAATTTATCGCCCTGCTGAATTCAGCTGAGGCCCCCGTCTCAGGGAATGCAGCCAGCCATGGTGCTACATCCACCCAGAAGACACTGCTCAATCCCACTATGCCCCTTAGCAGCAATAGTGGGATTATGAAACACAACCACCCATCCACAA CTATACTGAGAGACCAGATGCCTTGCTCTGGCTACGTAGCTCATGGACTACCTACTAACACCAAGAGCTCTGCAGTCCACTACACCACCAGGGAGGCGTACGTGAAGATGCTGGAGTACCACCGGCACATGGCCTCCTACTACAAGCAGCTCAAGCTGAAGGCTGAGCACTCCTCACAGGTGGAGGGCTCCGTTTGCCCTCAGctccagaggaagagaggaggcgtGTCTGGTGGGAGCTGGGAGGAGCCTCCGCAGAAGAGATGTTGGGACGATGGAACAGGGGGCATTATTCTTCCTGACGATGCCATCGAGAAACTTGATGCCATCCCAGGCGTCTGGGATCTGGCCATGGAAATGGGCTTTCTGACAGTCTGCAAAGCAGATGATTGA